The sequence TGCAGCCGCCGACCTGCGGCTCCTCGCCACCGGTCGGGAGCCGCTCGGCGTCGCGGAGGAGGCCACGTTGCCGGTGCCGCCGCTGGCGCTGCCCGAGCCGCAGGCCACGGTGGAGCAGGTGGCGCAGGCCCCCGCGGTGCGGCTGTTCCTGGCCCGCGCCCGCGCCGCCGAGCCGCGCTTCACCCTGGACGCCGCCACCGCCGCCACCGTCGCGACGATCTGCCGACGCCTCGACGGCGTACCGCTGGCGTTGGAGCTGGCCGCGTCCCGCCTGCGGGCACTGGACCTGGCGGAGCTGGCGGCCCGGCTCGACGACCGGTTCCGGTTGCTGTCGTCCGGCCGGCGTACCGCACCGCCGCGTCAGCAAACCCTGCGTGCCGTCATCGACTGGAGCTGGGAGCTGCTGTCGGATCCTGAACGGGCGGTGCTTCGACGGCTGGCCGTCTTCGCCGACGGCGCCACGCTGCCCGCCGCCGAGCAGGTGTGCGCCGGCGGGGAGGTGTCGCCCGAGGACGTTCTCGACGTGTTGGCACGGCTGGTCGACCGCTCCCTCGTCAGCGTGCGGCACGGCGAACACCCGCGCCGCTATCGGCTGCTGGAGACCGTCGCCGCCTACGGCTCCGAGCAGCTCGAACGCGCTGGTGAGACCGTCGCGACGCGCCGCGAGCACGCGGATTTCTTCGCCCGCGTCGCCGACGACGCCGCACCGCGGCTGCGCGGCCACGACCAGCACGCCGCGCTGCGCGAACTCGACAGCGACAGCGCGAACCTGCGGGCTGCGCTGGACGCCGCGGCGATCCACGGCTGGGCGCACCAGGGCCTACGGCTGGCCACCTCGCTGGCCTGGTACCGGCTGTTGCGGGGCCGCCTCCGCGAGGCCGGACCGATGTTGCGGACGGCAATGGAGACCGCGCCGAACGGCGAGGGCGACGCCGCGCCCGAGGCGCTGCGGCTGCGTGCGTCGATGTGGCTGGTCGCCATTGCCACCAGCGACGGCGATCCGGCCGCGCCGCGACAGCGGGTGCTCGACCGGTACCCGGCCACCGACGCGCAGGGCCGGGCGTTCGCGCAGTGGCTGTTCGCCTTCACGCTGCGCGGCTCCGGCGACGCAACCGAGGCCGCGCGCCTGGTCGACGCGGCGCTGGCGACGTTCCGCGCGGCCGGCGACCGGTGGGGGATCGCGGCGGCCCTGGCCATCCGGGTCGAGCTGGCGCTCGTGCACGGTGACCTCTCGACCGCGCAGCACGACTGCGAGACCAGCCGCTCGTTGTTCGTGCAGCTCGGCGACTCCTGGGGGCAGGCGCACTCGACCACCCTGCTGGGCACCCTGGCCGAGATCCGCGGCGACTACGCGGCCGCCGGAGCGTCGTACCGCGAGGCGCTGCGTATCGCCGAGCATTTGCGGCTGTGGACGTCGGTGTCCCGGCAATTGGCCAGCCTCGGCCGGTTGGCGCTCCTGACGGACGACCACGAGGACGCCGTGGCGTACCACGAGCGTGCGCTGCGGTTGGCCGAGGAGCAGTCGAACCGGTCCGCGGCCGCGTTCGCCGGCACCGGCCTGGCGATGGTCGCCCGCCGACGCGGCGACCTCGACGACGCCGAGTTCCGCCAGCGGGGTCTGCTCGACTGGAACCGCCAAGCCGGTTACCTGCCGGGCTGCGCGCTCGCGCTGGCGGAGCTGGGATTCGTTGCCGAGCAGCGCGGTGACGCCGCCGCCGCCGAACGTCACCACCGCGAGGCCCTCGATGCCGCGCGTGCCACCGGGGACCGCCGGGCCGTCGCCCTGGCGATGGAGGGCCTGGCCGGCGCCGCCAGCCTGGCCGGCGAGCACCCGCATGCCGCCCGTCTGCTGGGTGTGGCCGGAGCGCTGCGCGAGGCGGCAGGCTTCCCGCTGCCGGCCGGGGAACGCTACGACGTGGATCGGATCACCGCGCGGGTTCGCGCGGCGCTCGGGGCCGACGAGTACGCCGCCGAACTGGGGCGTGGCGCGCGGCTGGGTCCCGACGATCCGGCGGTGACGGGAGATGGTCAGCGCACCGTCACCGCACGGTAAGTCCCCTCGGCACGGTGGAGGAAACCGAACCGAGGAGACCTCCATGCGACGACCGGCAAGCAGGATCGCTGTCATCCACTACTCCGCCACGGGCACCGTGCACCGCCTCGCGCAGGCCTTCGTGGACGGTGCCGCCGACGCGGGTGCCGAGGTGCGCTTGCGCCGGGTAGCAGAGCTGGCCCCTGACCACGTCATCGACGCGAAGCCGCAGTGGCGGGCCCACCTCGACACCACCGCCGACATCCCCGTCGCGACCCTGGACGACCTGCGGTGGGCCGACGGGTACGCGTTCGGTACGCCGACCCGGTTCGGCAACGTCTGTTCCCAGCTGCGCCAGTTCCTGGACACCACCACCGCGCCCTGGCAGGCCGAGGAGTTGGCAGACAAGCCCGCCACCGGCTTCACCGCCAGCTACGAGGAGCACGGCGGCCAAGAGGCGACGCTGCTCAGCCTCTACCAGACGTTCCACCACTGGGGATCCATCGTGCTGCCCGCCGGTTACGTCAACTACGACGTCAGTCATGCCGCGGGCGGCAACCCGTACGGGGTGAGCCTGGTGGAGAGCCGTGCCGCCCGCGAGCCCGGCTACCTCGAGGCCGTGCTGGAGGCGGCCCGGCACCAGGGCGCCCGACTCGCCCGTACGGCGGCGGCGCTGGCGGACCTGCGGGCCCGCGTGTGACCCGTGCGTCGGCAGGTCGTGCCCTGGCCGCGTTCAGCGGCCGGGGCGGCCGAGCTGCGGTCAGCTGGTTCGAATGCCGGCGAGGCCGGCGGCGACGAGTTGCCGTATTTCGGCCAGGCGCAGCAGGTGGGCGACCGCAACATAGACGGCGGTGCTGACGACGCCGGCTGCGGTGAGGGTCACCAGGGCGGCGCTGTAACCGGTGTCGATCATGGGGGTGAGGGCGAAGGCGGTGACGGCGCCGCAGCTGACGGCGATCCCGGCTGCGACCGCGACCCGCGCGTGGGTGTGGAGCAGCCGGTGACCGTCGATGCGGCCGAGGCGGCGGCGCAGGATGGCGGCGGCGGCGAGGAATCCGACGGTGTAGGCGGCAGCGTAGGCGAGAGGGATTCCGACGACGATGGTGGCGCGGGGGAGCAGCCAGGTCGCGACGAGGCAGCCAGCCACGCCGATGACGGTCACGCCGGTGGCGATCAGTGCAGGGGTCCTGGTGTCCTGGAGGGCGTAGAACCCGCGTTGCAGGATCATGTAGCCGGTGAACGGCAGGAGGGCGACCCCGAAGGCTGCCACCACAGCTCCCAGGAGGGCGATCGCCGACGACGAGCTTCGGCCGTGGGCGAACAGCAGTGTGGCGATCTGCGGACCGAGTACGAGCATGATCGCCGCGATCGGGGCGAGAGCCACCGCGGCGAGCCGCACGCCCTGGGACAAGTCTGCGGTAATCCGGGCGTGGTTGCGGTGGGCCGCGTTACGACTGAGCCGGGGCAGCAGGGCGGTCATCACCGACAGGGCGATCACCGCGAACGGCAGGTGGAATACCGCGAGCGCGTTCTGATACGCGCTGATGCCGCCCGGTCCGCTGGTCGACGCGGTGCGCGTGGCGACCGCGATCAGGACCTGCGCGGCGACGACGGACACGAGCACCCAGCCGGCGAGCCGGCCGACGCGGCGGAGGCCGATGCCGCGGAGGTCGAGCCGCGGGCGTAACACGAAGCCCGTGCGGGCCAGCGCCCACACCACCAGAGTCATCTGGGCTAGAACGCCCGCGGTGGTACCGACCGCCAGCAGCAGCACGTGCGTGGCCGTCATCGACGCGATGTCGCTGGCGCCACCGATCAGCAGGTAGATCACCCCGACGGCGATCACGATCACGCTGTTGAACAGCGGTGCCCACATCGGTGCGGCGAACCGGCCCCGAATGTTGAGCACAGCACCGGCGGTGGCGCTGACGCCGTAGAACAAAATCTGCGGCAGGAAGAACCGGCTGAACGCGACCGCCAGTTCGCGCTGCTCGCCGGTGAAGCGGGGCGTATAGATCTCGACCAGCCAGGGCGCCGAGATCATCGCCACCACGGTGACGGCCCCGAGTCCGTAGACGATCAACGACAGCAGCCGCTGGGCATAGACGAGCCCGTCATCGGGTTCGGTCAGCGCGGCACGGGCCAGCAGCGGCACTACCACGCTGGCCATCGCGCCACCGACGACGACCTCGTAGACGGCGTTGGGCAGCGTATTCGCCACGTTGTAGCTGTCGAGCAGCCTGCTCCCCAGGCCCAGCGCTGACGCCAGCACGACGACGCGCAGGAAGCCGACGGTCCGCGATGCCAAGGTCGCCACTGCCATTCCGCGGCTCGCGCGCCGGACGGAGAATGCCTCTGCCATGCCGATCTTCTTAGCGCAGCGTCGCACCCTCCTCGGGCGGCTTCTGCGTAGGTATGCCCAGCTCAGCGAGTGATGTAGAGCGCTCGACAGGCGAACTGAATCGATCTAGTTAGCGTCCCAGCCGTTCCGGTTCTTCCAGCCCCACAACCCGGCGTTCTGGGTCTATCTGTTCGGCGTCGGGGCCGGATCGGTGACCCTGGTGAAGTACTTCTCCCACGCCATCGGCCCTTACACCGTCGCGTTCAGCAGCGGGGTCGTGCTGTTCGGGCTGTATCTGGTGCCGTGGTTGCTGCTCCTGCGACGGCACAACCGGTACACCGCGCAGCCGGCCGGCCTGCTCGCGGCCGCGTTCGTCTGGGGTGGGATCGCGGCGGCGTTCTGGATCGCGCTGCCGGCCAACGGTGCTTTGCTGGAGATCTGGTCCAAGGTCCTCGGCCGTCCTCTACACCTACGACAACGCGCAGGCGACGTTCGGCGTCGGCCAGCTCGGTTCGTCGCTCTACATCTTCGGGATCCGTGGGGCGGCCGGCATCGTCTCCCACGCCCTGTTCAGCGCGATCTTCTGCGCCGGCGTGATGTGGATCCTCAGCCGGGTGACCGGCGAGCGCAACGTCGCCCGGGGCCTGCTGACCTGCCTGGTCGCGATGGCGTTCCACTTCTCCTGGGACGACGTGTCCGGGCTCGCCTTCGGCAACGAACTGCTGACGATCGTGCTGCCGTGGCTCATCCTGGCCCCGATCGAGCTGGCGGTGCTGTTTACGTCCTGCGGCAGGCGTCCGGGACCGAGCGGGCCTGGACCCCGGGACCTGCTCGGCCCCGAGGTCGAAGCCGGGGTCGTCGACCCCGAGCTGCTGACCGCGGTCAGCGGCCTGCGCAAGGACCGCACGCACTACCGCAAGCAGCTGCACAGTCGCCGCCGGGCC is a genomic window of Cryptosporangium minutisporangium containing:
- the murJ gene encoding murein biosynthesis integral membrane protein MurJ; translation: MAVATLASRTVGFLRVVVLASALGLGSRLLDSYNVANTLPNAVYEVVVGGAMASVVVPLLARAALTEPDDGLVYAQRLLSLIVYGLGAVTVVAMISAPWLVEIYTPRFTGEQRELAVAFSRFFLPQILFYGVSATAGAVLNIRGRFAAPMWAPLFNSVIVIAVGVIYLLIGGASDIASMTATHVLLLAVGTTAGVLAQMTLVVWALARTGFVLRPRLDLRGIGLRRVGRLAGWVLVSVVAAQVLIAVATRTASTSGPGGISAYQNALAVFHLPFAVIALSVMTALLPRLSRNAAHRNHARITADLSQGVRLAAVALAPIAAIMLVLGPQIATLLFAHGRSSSSAIALLGAVVAAFGVALLPFTGYMILQRGFYALQDTRTPALIATGVTVIGVAGCLVATWLLPRATIVVGIPLAYAAAYTVGFLAAAAILRRRLGRIDGHRLLHTHARVAVAAGIAVSCGAVTAFALTPMIDTGYSAALVTLTAAGVVSTAVYVAVAHLLRLAEIRQLVAAGLAGIRTS
- a CDS encoding PrsW family glutamic-type intramembrane protease, whose product is MLCWRSGPRSSAVLYTYDNAQATFGVGQLGSSLYIFGIRGAAGIVSHALFSAIFCAGVMWILSRVTGERNVARGLLTCLVAMAFHFSWDDVSGLAFGNELLTIVLPWLILAPIELAVLFTSCGRRPGPSGPGPRDLLGPEVEAGVVDPELLTAVSGLRKDRTHYRKQLHSRRRAAHLIEGASDLAHEIATARGAETPRVEHARAELLRLRGS
- the wrbA gene encoding NAD(P)H:quinone oxidoreductase produces the protein MRRPASRIAVIHYSATGTVHRLAQAFVDGAADAGAEVRLRRVAELAPDHVIDAKPQWRAHLDTTADIPVATLDDLRWADGYAFGTPTRFGNVCSQLRQFLDTTTAPWQAEELADKPATGFTASYEEHGGQEATLLSLYQTFHHWGSIVLPAGYVNYDVSHAAGGNPYGVSLVESRAAREPGYLEAVLEAARHQGARLARTAAALADLRARV
- a CDS encoding BTAD domain-containing putative transcriptional regulator, whose product is MRFGVLGTVAVWTSAGAAVAVPGLKVRALLADLLVHEGRPVSADRLVEDLWAEGAPGKPLGALQAKVSQLRRALETGEPGGRELVGFDDVGYRLRVAAEAVDAGQFGALLARSRVQPEPARRVALLTEALALWRGPAYADFADETFARPAVERLGEQRLTALEDLAEARLALGEHTVLASELADLVTEHPWRERLRAAYLRALYGSGRQREALAAYERFRDDLRDEFGLDPGPELVELHLAILRQDPSLRPQTSSPIRARTNLPAPASTGPHGGLIGRGEAVEAVRERLADERLVTLTGPGGVGKTRLAVEAARTLADRFPDGVWIVELAGQPARMEPAASASIAAAVADTIDIREDSAPGLPGDRSRDATERLVDALRDRRALLVLDNCEHVVVPVAHLAEKLLGAAADLRLLATGREPLGVAEEATLPVPPLALPEPQATVEQVAQAPAVRLFLARARAAEPRFTLDAATAATVATICRRLDGVPLALELAASRLRALDLAELAARLDDRFRLLSSGRRTAPPRQQTLRAVIDWSWELLSDPERAVLRRLAVFADGATLPAAEQVCAGGEVSPEDVLDVLARLVDRSLVSVRHGEHPRRYRLLETVAAYGSEQLERAGETVATRREHADFFARVADDAAPRLRGHDQHAALRELDSDSANLRAALDAAAIHGWAHQGLRLATSLAWYRLLRGRLREAGPMLRTAMETAPNGEGDAAPEALRLRASMWLVAIATSDGDPAAPRQRVLDRYPATDAQGRAFAQWLFAFTLRGSGDATEAARLVDAALATFRAAGDRWGIAAALAIRVELALVHGDLSTAQHDCETSRSLFVQLGDSWGQAHSTTLLGTLAEIRGDYAAAGASYREALRIAEHLRLWTSVSRQLASLGRLALLTDDHEDAVAYHERALRLAEEQSNRSAAAFAGTGLAMVARRRGDLDDAEFRQRGLLDWNRQAGYLPGCALALAELGFVAEQRGDAAAAERHHREALDAARATGDRRAVALAMEGLAGAASLAGEHPHAARLLGVAGALREAAGFPLPAGERYDVDRITARVRAALGADEYAAELGRGARLGPDDPAVTGDGQRTVTAR